In a genomic window of Sphingomonas koreensis:
- a CDS encoding TonB-dependent receptor domain-containing protein — MASPAIAQERTADIRLPEMRLDAAVRMLSRQSGASIGFRDPSLASVRVRAVRGKLTASAALERALRGTGARARQVAAATYLIERAPAAARPAPRPLPPRPAPVPPAEPEEPIEVVVTATKRDVPLGAYPGGVQIISGDSLSPADGLQGTGAIETRIASVVSTHLGPGRNKLFVRGIADSSFVGPTQATVGQYWGNSRITYSAPDPNLRLYDVQSIEVLEGPQGTLYGAGSLGGVVRIVPRAPLLHSTEGAAWGGMTGVQHGQPSVDGGAIVNVPLIDDKLAFRGLAFGSVEGGYIDDIGRGLRDVNRVHTFGGRGALRFDAGDGWLVDLTGVGQKIRGDDSQYAERGAGDLRRISNIAQPFRSDYWLADLVVRKRWDDLELTTSLGYARQYVFEMFEGQALSDVGMPDAQPNADAPGTGYSQANRISMLTFETRLARRGPDGTGWLLAASLLRNNARVERRMDIAPTLAPSVPIGTIQSNSAAATRDYVWSMAVFQPMTGVTNKVNEATLYGEVTIEPMPRLTLTLGSRLTHASLSGRSEDVLETLAYRKDPGARASRSETRLLPSAALAWRPDDRLTLFARLQQGFRPGGIAVRQDYVQRFEGDRVTTLEAGSRYIGDRFDLAVSGSWTNWKHIQADLIDGFGFPTTANIGDGEVFSLGVAGRWRPIPGLEIDASVYLNDSSVTRRDVILLPIDPSGIPADRLPNVADATGRIGFSYTTELTSGDSFKLDGHARYVGQSTLGVGPILEKLQGDYLDTGLEARIGNERRGISLTLTNLLDSRGNRFALGSPFLIRDRDQITPLRPRSVRIGFDWNF, encoded by the coding sequence ATGGCGTCTCCTGCGATTGCGCAGGAGCGGACGGCCGACATTCGCCTGCCGGAAATGCGCCTCGACGCTGCCGTCCGCATGCTCAGCCGGCAGTCCGGCGCAAGCATCGGCTTTCGCGATCCGTCATTGGCCAGCGTGCGCGTACGGGCGGTACGCGGCAAGCTGACCGCGAGCGCCGCGCTCGAGCGCGCGTTGCGCGGCACGGGCGCCCGCGCTCGCCAGGTCGCCGCCGCCACCTATCTGATCGAGCGCGCCCCCGCGGCTGCGCGCCCCGCCCCTCGCCCGCTTCCCCCCCGTCCTGCCCCGGTTCCGCCAGCCGAGCCCGAAGAACCGATCGAGGTGGTCGTCACCGCCACCAAGCGTGACGTTCCGCTCGGCGCCTATCCGGGCGGGGTCCAGATCATCTCGGGCGACAGCCTTTCGCCCGCGGACGGCCTGCAGGGCACCGGCGCGATCGAGACACGCATCGCCAGCGTCGTCTCCACTCATCTCGGCCCGGGCCGCAACAAGCTGTTCGTGCGCGGCATCGCCGATTCGAGCTTTGTCGGGCCGACCCAGGCGACGGTCGGTCAATATTGGGGCAACAGCCGCATCACCTACAGCGCGCCCGACCCCAATCTGCGCCTCTACGACGTGCAGAGCATCGAGGTGCTGGAAGGGCCGCAAGGGACGCTCTACGGCGCCGGCTCGCTCGGCGGAGTCGTGCGCATCGTGCCGCGCGCGCCGCTGCTGCATTCGACCGAAGGCGCTGCGTGGGGCGGGATGACCGGCGTCCAGCACGGGCAACCATCGGTCGATGGCGGCGCGATCGTCAACGTTCCGCTGATCGACGACAAGCTCGCCTTTCGCGGCCTGGCCTTCGGATCGGTGGAGGGCGGCTATATCGACGATATCGGCCGCGGCCTGCGCGACGTCAATCGCGTGCACACCTTCGGCGGACGCGGCGCGCTGCGCTTCGATGCCGGCGACGGCTGGCTGGTCGACCTGACCGGGGTCGGCCAGAAGATCCGCGGCGACGACAGCCAATATGCCGAGCGCGGCGCAGGCGATCTGAGGCGGATCAGCAACATCGCCCAACCGTTCCGCAGCGACTATTGGCTCGCCGACCTGGTCGTCCGCAAGCGCTGGGACGATCTCGAGCTCACCACGTCGCTCGGCTATGCCCGGCAATATGTCTTCGAGATGTTCGAGGGGCAGGCGCTGAGCGATGTCGGGATGCCAGACGCACAGCCGAACGCGGATGCGCCCGGCACCGGCTATTCGCAGGCCAACCGTATTTCGATGCTGACCTTCGAGACGCGCCTCGCCCGGCGCGGCCCGGACGGGACCGGCTGGCTGCTGGCGGCGAGCCTGTTGCGCAACAATGCGCGTGTCGAGCGGCGCATGGATATCGCGCCGACGCTCGCCCCCTCGGTTCCGATCGGGACCATCCAGAGCAACTCGGCCGCAGCGACGCGCGACTATGTCTGGTCGATGGCCGTGTTCCAGCCGATGACCGGGGTGACCAACAAGGTCAACGAAGCGACGCTCTATGGCGAAGTGACGATCGAGCCGATGCCGCGGCTGACGCTCACCCTTGGATCGCGCCTGACCCATGCCAGCCTCTCCGGGCGGTCAGAAGACGTGCTCGAGACGCTCGCCTATCGCAAGGACCCCGGCGCGCGCGCGAGCCGCAGCGAAACCCGGCTCCTTCCCTCCGCGGCGCTTGCCTGGCGGCCGGACGACCGGCTGACTCTGTTCGCGCGCCTGCAGCAGGGGTTCCGTCCCGGCGGTATCGCGGTGCGGCAGGATTATGTGCAGCGGTTCGAAGGCGATCGCGTGACAACGCTGGAAGCGGGCAGCCGCTATATCGGCGACCGGTTCGACCTGGCGGTGAGCGGATCCTGGACCAACTGGAAGCATATCCAGGCCGACCTGATCGACGGCTTCGGCTTTCCCACCACGGCGAATATCGGCGATGGCGAGGTGTTCTCGCTGGGCGTCGCGGGCCGCTGGCGCCCGATCCCGGGGCTCGAGATCGACGCGTCCGTCTATCTCAACGACAGCAGCGTCACTCGCCGCGACGTGATCCTGCTGCCGATCGATCCATCGGGAATCCCGGCGGACCGGCTTCCCAACGTCGCTGACGCCACCGGGCGGATCGGCTTCTCCTACACCACCGAGCTGACGTCGGGGGACTCGTTCAAGCTGGACGGCCACGCCCGCTATGTCGGGCAATCGACCCTGGGTGTGGGACCGATCCTCGAAAAGCTGCAGGGCGACTATCTCGATACCGGGCTGGAGGCGCGGATCGGAAACGAGCGGCGCGGGATCAGCCTGACGCTGACCAACCTGCTCGATTCACGCGGCAATCGCTTCGCGCTCGGCTCTCCGTTCCTGATCCGCGATCGCGATCAGATCACCCCGCTGCGCCCGCGCAGCGTCCGGATCGGATTCGACTGGAACTTCTAG
- a CDS encoding TonB-dependent receptor domain-containing protein has product MTDRNRLRTLAAGTALIALALPAYAQQASQADTAAEEAPPAEVVVVGTQIKGKDITTALPVSVVDRNQIDATGALSGDDLIRSIPQAGDVTFNEANNPQTSNAARGDVNSINLRNLGVGNTLTLLNGRRLVNHPTSQAGDGNVPVLGYNSNALPVAGLERLEILRDGASAIYGSDAVAGVVNTVTRGDYDGAELNFRYGFAEGTHRKEFEGTAMVGHNFDEGRGNFSLFFNYVRRTAQLAEDQPYTATDNLLSYFADDPAYAGNLAADGRATQSPWANLAVVGGPGTIRRSPGNQALTSSAGAFHTQSALNPGCLVTINSNVCYGSGTRATASTLRSERFDTRPGTTVTPSFNRYNAFFTGRYELSDAVELYTELGYYLADTQRIQPPTINLNAIVIPASNYWNPFGPTTFANGQANPNRIPGLTNVPAAGLPVRLSTYRFVDAGNQVVNVENWQSRFLLGARGKIGTFDYDTAVLYSEAQSRDSSNAIDMTLLQRNLALSTPDAYNPFSGGCSATPSLGDCSPASQATIDSFSFNLVRKSKTSLLLGDFKLSNANLFDLPAGGLGIALGIEGRRETQQDIRDPRLNGTITFTDMVTGETNLSNVAAVSPTPSVRGSRTVFSAFAELAVPVVSPEMNIPLIHRLDLQLAGRFEEYSDFGSVAKPKIAAAWDIIDGVRLRGSWSQGFRAPNLEQTKTVAYSRLNSNTDYFRCEADLRAGRIANYSACSRGISYSIFISGNPDLKPEESTNWTVGTVIEPKFIPSEYGRLTLTADFWSIQQTGIVGQFGAQNALVLDYLLRLQGSSNPNVIRSAPSADDTPVFAGTNLTPAGAVTRINDQFVNLLPQTVQGIDLALLYNVRTGIGRFDVAINAARLTKFSRDTPPAVQALFDARNAGQINAATPLTDATDLLEERGKPKWRLTGSLTWSHKGFQIGAFGNYIGKVYDTNFLDAQGNPYPLEGKAFFNLYAQYRVRKGPLEDTRFRIGARNIFDTQPPITADGYLGSLYVPYGRYIYASIGKKF; this is encoded by the coding sequence ATGACTGACCGCAACAGGCTCCGCACCTTGGCCGCCGGGACCGCGCTGATCGCGCTGGCGCTGCCGGCCTATGCCCAGCAAGCCTCGCAGGCCGACACTGCCGCCGAAGAAGCCCCGCCCGCCGAGGTCGTCGTGGTCGGCACCCAGATCAAGGGCAAGGACATCACCACCGCGCTGCCGGTGTCGGTTGTCGATCGCAACCAGATCGATGCGACCGGCGCGCTGTCCGGCGACGACCTGATCCGATCGATCCCCCAGGCGGGCGACGTGACCTTCAACGAAGCCAACAATCCGCAGACCAGCAATGCCGCGCGCGGCGACGTCAACTCGATCAACCTGCGCAACCTGGGTGTCGGCAACACGCTGACCCTGCTCAACGGCCGCCGTCTGGTGAACCACCCGACCAGTCAGGCGGGCGACGGCAACGTGCCGGTGCTCGGCTACAACTCCAACGCGCTGCCCGTCGCCGGGCTCGAGCGGCTCGAGATCCTGCGCGACGGCGCGTCGGCGATCTATGGATCGGACGCGGTCGCAGGCGTGGTCAACACCGTCACGCGCGGCGATTATGACGGCGCCGAGCTCAACTTCCGCTACGGTTTCGCCGAGGGCACCCACCGCAAGGAGTTCGAAGGCACGGCGATGGTCGGCCACAATTTCGACGAGGGCCGCGGCAATTTCTCGCTGTTCTTCAACTATGTCCGCCGCACCGCGCAGCTCGCCGAAGATCAGCCCTACACCGCGACCGACAACCTCCTGTCCTATTTCGCGGATGACCCTGCCTATGCCGGCAACCTTGCCGCCGACGGCCGCGCGACGCAGAGCCCCTGGGCGAACCTAGCTGTCGTCGGCGGTCCCGGTACGATCCGCCGCAGCCCGGGCAATCAGGCGCTGACCTCATCGGCCGGCGCGTTCCACACCCAGTCGGCGCTCAACCCCGGCTGTCTCGTCACGATCAATTCGAACGTCTGCTATGGCAGCGGCACCCGCGCGACCGCTTCAACCCTGCGCAGCGAGCGGTTCGACACGCGCCCCGGCACCACCGTCACCCCGTCGTTCAACCGCTACAACGCCTTCTTCACCGGCCGCTACGAGCTGAGCGACGCCGTCGAGCTCTATACCGAACTCGGCTATTATCTCGCCGATACCCAACGCATCCAGCCGCCGACGATCAACCTAAACGCGATCGTCATCCCGGCGAGCAATTACTGGAACCCGTTCGGTCCCACCACGTTCGCCAACGGCCAGGCCAACCCCAATCGCATTCCGGGCCTTACCAACGTGCCCGCTGCCGGCCTGCCGGTGCGCCTGTCCACCTACCGCTTCGTCGATGCCGGCAATCAGGTGGTGAATGTCGAGAATTGGCAGTCGCGCTTCCTGCTCGGCGCGCGCGGCAAGATCGGAACGTTCGACTACGATACGGCGGTCCTCTATTCGGAGGCGCAGTCGCGCGACAGCTCCAACGCGATCGACATGACCCTGCTCCAGCGCAACCTCGCGCTCTCGACGCCGGACGCCTACAACCCGTTCAGCGGCGGCTGCTCCGCAACCCCGTCGCTCGGCGATTGTTCGCCCGCGAGCCAGGCGACGATCGACTCGTTCAGCTTCAACCTCGTCCGCAAGTCGAAGACCAGCCTGCTGCTCGGCGATTTCAAGCTCTCCAACGCCAATCTGTTCGATCTGCCCGCGGGCGGCCTCGGCATCGCGCTTGGCATCGAGGGGCGGCGCGAGACCCAGCAGGATATCCGCGACCCGCGCCTCAACGGCACCATCACCTTCACCGACATGGTGACCGGCGAGACCAACCTGTCCAACGTCGCCGCGGTCAGCCCGACTCCCTCGGTGCGCGGCAGCCGTACCGTCTTCTCGGCCTTTGCCGAGCTGGCCGTGCCGGTCGTCTCGCCCGAGATGAACATTCCGCTGATCCACCGGCTCGACCTGCAGCTCGCCGGGCGGTTCGAGGAATATTCGGACTTCGGATCGGTCGCCAAGCCCAAGATCGCCGCGGCCTGGGACATTATCGACGGGGTGCGCCTGCGCGGTTCGTGGTCGCAGGGCTTCCGCGCGCCAAACCTCGAGCAGACCAAGACCGTCGCCTATTCGCGCCTCAACTCCAACACCGACTATTTCCGGTGCGAGGCCGATCTGCGCGCCGGCCGGATCGCCAACTATTCGGCGTGCAGCCGCGGGATCAGCTATTCGATCTTCATCAGCGGCAACCCCGACCTGAAGCCCGAAGAAAGCACCAACTGGACGGTCGGTACGGTGATCGAACCCAAGTTCATCCCGTCCGAATATGGCCGCCTGACGCTGACCGCCGATTTCTGGTCGATCCAGCAGACCGGCATCGTCGGCCAATTCGGCGCACAGAACGCGCTGGTACTCGACTATCTGTTGCGGCTTCAGGGATCGAGCAACCCGAACGTGATCCGATCGGCCCCGTCCGCCGACGACACGCCGGTATTCGCCGGCACCAACCTGACCCCGGCGGGCGCGGTGACTCGCATCAACGACCAGTTCGTCAACCTGCTGCCCCAGACCGTGCAGGGCATCGACCTGGCGCTGCTCTACAATGTCCGCACCGGCATCGGCCGGTTCGACGTCGCGATCAACGCGGCGCGGCTGACCAAATTCTCTCGCGATACTCCACCCGCGGTGCAGGCGCTGTTCGACGCGCGCAATGCGGGCCAGATCAATGCAGCAACTCCGCTCACCGATGCCACCGACCTGCTCGAGGAGCGCGGCAAGCCCAAATGGCGGCTCACCGGATCGCTCACCTGGAGCCACAAGGGCTTCCAGATCGGCGCGTTCGGCAACTATATCGGCAAGGTCTACGACACCAACTTCCTCGACGCGCAGGGCAATCCCTATCCGCTCGAGGGCAAGGCGTTCTTCAACCTCTATGCCCAGTATCGCGTCCGTAAGGGTCCGCTCGAGGATACGCGCTTCCGCATCGGTGCGCGAAACATCTTCGATACCCAGCCGCCGATCACCGCCGACGGCTATCTGGGCTCGCTCTACGTGCCCTATGGCCGCTACATCTACGCCTCGATCGGCAAGAAGTTCTGA
- a CDS encoding FecR family protein has protein sequence MTMESNALPTPEIAEAARLWAIRAGDPGFSDWDGFTQWLEESPTHLAAYEAALAQADEAAELLAAEPRPAWQPQQETGYRPPRRRWLAGAAIAAAVAGVTGWGLIDRGHAPEQIATAPGERRAIELADGSRILLNGNTRVTIDRDTPRHVELAQGEALFEVKHDEANPFLVVTGKTRLLDAGTVFNVIAEEGALDVEVAEGAVIYQPGANQVRLDAGDGLSRARADAVPVLRKASTQNVGGWRTGALYYDKAPLDRVAQDLTRNLGRSVTVEGSGFAPYTGALMLNGSAEDVLARAAPLLGVRFTAQGKGWVMSPANGSPP, from the coding sequence ATGACGATGGAATCGAACGCCCTGCCGACACCGGAGATCGCCGAAGCCGCACGCCTGTGGGCGATCCGTGCCGGCGATCCTGGCTTTTCCGACTGGGACGGCTTCACGCAATGGCTGGAAGAATCGCCCACGCATCTGGCCGCCTATGAAGCCGCGCTGGCGCAGGCCGACGAAGCGGCCGAGTTGCTCGCTGCCGAGCCCAGGCCGGCATGGCAGCCGCAACAGGAAACCGGCTACCGGCCGCCGCGCCGCCGCTGGCTCGCCGGTGCCGCGATCGCCGCCGCCGTGGCCGGGGTTACCGGCTGGGGCCTGATCGATCGCGGCCATGCGCCCGAGCAGATCGCGACAGCGCCGGGCGAGCGCCGCGCCATCGAACTCGCCGACGGCTCGCGCATCCTGCTCAACGGCAACACGCGTGTCACGATCGACCGCGATACGCCGCGCCATGTCGAGCTCGCCCAGGGCGAGGCGCTGTTCGAGGTCAAGCATGACGAAGCCAACCCGTTCCTCGTCGTCACCGGCAAGACCCGGCTGCTCGACGCCGGCACGGTCTTCAACGTCATCGCCGAAGAGGGCGCGCTCGACGTCGAGGTGGCCGAGGGCGCGGTGATCTACCAGCCGGGCGCGAACCAGGTGCGGCTCGACGCTGGCGATGGCCTTTCGCGCGCGCGCGCCGATGCGGTGCCGGTTCTGCGCAAGGCCAGTACGCAGAATGTCGGCGGCTGGCGCACCGGCGCGCTCTACTATGACAAAGCGCCGCTCGATCGCGTGGCGCAGGATCTGACCCGCAATCTCGGGCGCTCGGTAACGGTCGAGGGTAGCGGCTTTGCCCCCTATACCGGCGCATTGATGCTCAACGGAAGTGCGGAGGACGTGCTGGCTCGCGCGGCGCCATTGCTGGGCGTGCGGTTCACCGCGCAAGGAAAAGGATGGGTAATGTCGCCTGCCAATGGTTCTCCGCCCTAG
- a CDS encoding alpha/beta hydrolase, with protein MMRWLAAFVLLFLAVPAAAQGGEVITLWPGAIPGSGGPAGPEKIGSEGSATGSVSNVTVPRMVMVRPKKPNGAAVLVIGGGGYFRIQIGSAAMPTAQWLAGQGITAFVLYYRLPGDGWNADAPFQDGQRAMRLLRGNWRTLGIDPKRIGVLGFSAGGHLAGTLATRGGDDFYPAGDAVDQVSAVPDFAALIYPVVSMRAPIDTTRTFRELRGLHNFRDAFSVEANVSAATPPIFLAHAADDPIAAPEHSLRLHAAMLAARRPVELHLFETGGHSFGLGKPGSAVAAWPELFRSWAGRHGWLAPR; from the coding sequence ATGATGCGCTGGCTCGCCGCTTTCGTCCTGCTCTTCCTCGCGGTTCCGGCTGCCGCGCAGGGCGGGGAGGTGATCACCCTGTGGCCCGGCGCGATCCCGGGCAGCGGCGGGCCCGCGGGGCCGGAAAAGATCGGGAGCGAGGGATCGGCGACCGGATCGGTCTCCAACGTCACCGTGCCGCGCATGGTGATGGTGCGGCCGAAAAAGCCCAACGGCGCGGCGGTGCTGGTGATCGGCGGGGGCGGCTATTTCCGCATCCAGATCGGCAGCGCCGCGATGCCGACCGCGCAGTGGCTGGCGGGGCAGGGCATCACCGCCTTCGTCCTCTACTATCGCCTGCCGGGCGACGGCTGGAACGCCGACGCGCCATTCCAGGACGGGCAGCGCGCGATGCGGCTGCTGCGCGGCAACTGGAGGACATTGGGGATCGATCCGAAGCGGATCGGCGTGCTCGGCTTCTCGGCAGGCGGGCATCTTGCCGGGACGCTGGCAACGCGTGGGGGCGATGATTTCTACCCGGCGGGCGACGCCGTCGATCAGGTCAGCGCGGTGCCGGACTTCGCGGCGCTGATCTATCCGGTGGTGTCGATGCGCGCGCCGATCGATACCACCCGCACCTTTCGCGAATTGCGGGGGTTGCACAACTTCCGTGACGCCTTTTCGGTCGAGGCGAATGTCAGCGCCGCAACTCCGCCGATCTTCCTCGCCCATGCCGCCGACGATCCCATCGCCGCGCCGGAACACAGCCTGCGGCTCCACGCCGCGATGCTGGCGGCCAGGCGACCGGTGGAACTGCACCTGTTCGAGACCGGCGGTCACAGCTTCGGCCTTGGGAAACCGGGCAGCGCGGTCGCCGCATGGCCAGAACTGTTCCGCAGCTGGGCCGGCCGTCATGGCTGGCTTGCCCCCCGCTAG
- a CDS encoding aldolase/citrate lyase family protein gives MNSAERRMLDMLKKGRDQYGVVAVKAEFEAEGTRPDELLRLLELARRADLKVALKIGGCEAVSDLLSSKLYGVDHVIAPMIETRYALSKYIDAKTRTYGEDKGGTRFLFNLETEATLGNLDSMLPLAADGVDGIVFGRVDFTLSRGLPRKAVNTREITDAVLIVAQACADNDLELVVGGSVSPEAVPALREFRRIRLDRFETRKVVFDGAAADAADIDAGIANAVAFELAWLENKRDYYRAAAEEDAARIRMMQERAGTLASAKLASVAA, from the coding sequence ATGAATTCCGCCGAACGCCGCATGCTCGACATGCTGAAAAAGGGCCGGGACCAGTATGGCGTCGTCGCCGTGAAGGCCGAGTTCGAGGCCGAGGGAACCCGCCCCGACGAGCTGCTCCGCCTGCTCGAGCTCGCGCGCCGCGCCGACCTCAAGGTCGCGCTCAAGATCGGCGGGTGCGAGGCGGTGTCGGACCTGCTTTCCTCGAAGCTCTATGGCGTCGATCACGTCATCGCCCCGATGATCGAGACCCGCTACGCGCTGTCCAAATATATCGACGCCAAGACCAGAACCTATGGCGAGGACAAGGGCGGCACCCGTTTCCTGTTCAACCTCGAGACCGAGGCGACGCTCGGCAATCTCGACTCGATGCTCCCGCTCGCCGCGGACGGCGTCGACGGCATCGTCTTCGGCCGGGTCGATTTCACCCTCTCGCGCGGCCTGCCGCGCAAGGCGGTCAACACGCGCGAGATCACCGACGCCGTGCTGATCGTGGCCCAGGCGTGTGCCGACAATGATCTGGAGCTGGTCGTCGGCGGATCGGTCTCGCCCGAGGCGGTTCCGGCGCTACGCGAATTCCGCCGCATCCGCCTCGACCGGTTCGAAACGCGCAAGGTGGTGTTCGACGGCGCCGCGGCGGACGCCGCCGACATCGACGCGGGCATCGCCAACGCGGTCGCGTTCGAGCTCGCCTGGCTGGAGAACAAGCGCGACTATTATCGCGCCGCCGCCGAGGAGGATGCCGCGCGCATCCGCATGATGCAGGAGCGTGCCGGTACCCTTGCGTCCGCGAAGCTGGCCAGCGTGGCGGCCTGA
- a CDS encoding M23 family metallopeptidase: MDPFHRATRMHSGIDIPGRIGTPIRAAEDGIVRHAGRAGGYGNLIEIVHPGGTRTRYGHLARILVPAGAQVRRGETIAQMGSTGRSTGSHLHFELHENGRAIDPLPHLRGEAPARENVPLPATAPHISAFARTRAQTKDSGTVP; encoded by the coding sequence TTGGATCCGTTCCATCGCGCGACACGGATGCACAGTGGAATCGATATCCCCGGCCGTATCGGGACGCCTATCCGCGCGGCGGAGGACGGCATCGTGCGCCATGCCGGGCGCGCGGGCGGCTATGGCAATCTGATCGAAATCGTCCACCCCGGCGGCACGCGGACCCGCTACGGGCATCTGGCCCGCATTCTGGTGCCGGCCGGCGCGCAGGTTCGTCGCGGCGAAACGATCGCACAGATGGGATCGACCGGCCGATCCACCGGGAGCCATCTGCATTTCGAGCTGCACGAAAACGGGCGCGCGATCGATCCGCTGCCGCACTTGCGGGGAGAGGCGCCGGCGCGGGAAAATGTGCCCCTGCCTGCGACCGCGCCCCACATCTCGGCCTTCGCCCGCACGCGCGCGCAGACAAAGGATAGCGGAACTGTACCTTGA
- a CDS encoding sigma-70 family RNA polymerase sigma factor, with the protein MTSGEAVSGLQQVILNERGRLLRFLAARGAGDEAEDVLHDLWQRVAASPSEPIADSVSYLFRAAENLMRDRRRSSMSRSRRQQEWHEVSVPETEAPKGERALIAREQLRRVETALAELGPRADHVFRRYRLDGVGQAVIARELGVSLSSVEKDLQKAYRALAQLKVAFDAD; encoded by the coding sequence ATGACTTCGGGTGAAGCGGTCAGCGGACTCCAGCAGGTGATCCTGAACGAGCGCGGGCGGTTGCTGCGCTTCCTCGCCGCGCGCGGTGCGGGCGACGAGGCCGAGGACGTGCTCCACGACCTGTGGCAGCGCGTCGCCGCCTCGCCGAGCGAACCGATCGCCGATTCGGTTTCCTACCTGTTTCGCGCTGCCGAAAACCTGATGCGCGACCGCCGCCGCTCCAGCATGAGCCGCTCGCGGCGCCAGCAGGAATGGCACGAAGTCAGCGTCCCGGAGACCGAAGCACCCAAGGGCGAGCGCGCCCTGATCGCGCGCGAGCAGTTGCGCCGGGTCGAAACCGCACTGGCAGAGCTGGGCCCGCGCGCCGATCATGTCTTTCGCCGCTACCGGCTCGACGGGGTCGGCCAGGCCGTGATCGCGCGCGAACTGGGCGTCAGTCTGAGTTCGGTGGAGAAGGATCTGCAAAAGGCCTATCGCGCCCTCGCGCAATTGAAGGTGGCGTTCGATGCGGACTGA
- a CDS encoding inositol monophosphatase family protein has product MNRVAAVEVMPRFRALASDEIVEKSPGEVVTTADRESELRLSDGLAALGLGARIVGEEAASRDPALLDKVGEGLVWLVDPLDGTANFAAGHGPFGMMVALVEDGIPLAGWMLDPQSGRLCHAERGKGATCDGVRVRARTSGSARPVAALATQFMSAARRERVHASARRRFAQVPIPRCAAESYPRLVLGSNDVALFQRILPWDHAPGVLFLTEAGGQASHWDRSPYRVGGSGAGLLAAADARHWQAAADLLLVPGGALIDMETRAA; this is encoded by the coding sequence ATGAACCGCGTCGCCGCGGTTGAGGTGATGCCGCGTTTCCGCGCGCTTGCGTCGGACGAGATCGTCGAGAAGAGCCCCGGCGAGGTGGTCACCACGGCCGATCGCGAATCCGAGCTGCGGCTGAGCGACGGCCTCGCCGCGCTCGGCCTCGGCGCGCGGATCGTGGGCGAGGAAGCGGCGTCGCGCGATCCCGCGCTGCTCGACAAGGTGGGCGAGGGGTTGGTGTGGCTGGTCGATCCACTCGACGGCACCGCCAATTTCGCCGCCGGCCATGGCCCGTTCGGGATGATGGTCGCGCTGGTCGAGGACGGCATTCCGCTCGCCGGCTGGATGCTCGATCCGCAGAGCGGGCGGCTGTGCCATGCCGAGCGCGGCAAGGGCGCGACCTGCGATGGCGTTCGCGTCCGGGCCCGCACCAGCGGCAGCGCCCGCCCCGTGGCGGCGCTCGCGACCCAGTTCATGAGCGCGGCGCGGCGCGAGCGCGTTCACGCCTCGGCCCGCCGCCGCTTCGCGCAGGTACCGATTCCGCGCTGTGCCGCCGAAAGCTATCCGCGCCTCGTCCTGGGCAGTAACGACGTCGCGCTGTTCCAGCGCATCCTGCCCTGGGATCACGCTCCCGGCGTGCTGTTCCTCACCGAAGCGGGCGGACAGGCGAGCCATTGGGATCGCAGCCCCTATCGCGTGGGCGGGTCCGGCGCGGGCCTGCTCGCCGCCGCCGATGCGCGTCACTGGCAGGCGGCGGCCGATCTGCTGCTCGTGCCGGGCGGCGCGCTCATCGACATGGAAACCCGTGCGGCATGA